cctatatgaatacgcttgtgaataTCTAAGCTATGAgcctgagagaatgatttaccacagatatcacagtgatatggtttctcacctgtatgaacacgtttgtgtgcagttaagctactgctttcagagaatgatttaccacagatattacaggtatatggcttctctcctgtatgaatacgtttatgtttagttaggCTATTgccaacagagaatgatttaccacagatattacaggtatatggtttctctcctgtatgaatgtgtttatgtttagttaagctactgccaacagagaatgatttaccacagatattacaggtatatggtttctcgcctgtatgaatacgtttatgtttagttaagctactgccaacagagaatgatttaccacagatattacaggtatatggtttctcccctgtatgaatacgtttgtgtgtagttaggcaactgccatcagagaatgatttaccacagatatcacagggatatggtttctctcctgtatgaatatgtatgtgtcgtGTTAAGTGACTGCTActtaagaatgatttaccacagatactacAGTGATATGGTGCTTCCTctgtatgaatttgtttgtgttgattgaatttactttcttctaagaatgactctttgcagatgtcacagtcatacgatgattttcctaattcttccgacatctcttcaagaaaaataaaactgaaccttcaagttgtacagatcaacaacttttcaataatatttcttctctcaccaaaatatatggatattttgcttctttttgcttttatagtttattccaaaccaatatcacttctcttatatttcttctgaacgtgatcaatgccaatatttaaaaatgtcgCAAATACTCTTTGGAAATCTATCAAAGTATATGTAAAAGAGAAGATTATCTTCtgcacatttcagacacagaagtaaagaaatgctttctctctctcagaggaaatattttactgtaattcagcaatgttttctagaagcaggattatacgtttgtagaatatctttgcagagtctttcaaacatgatacatattgatgattctttaaaagtaaaaaatactttcCTCCTTCCACTcctcttcctttatttttgcgaAGCGAGTGGTTGCTTTTATGTCTGTAGCCTTGCTAAATAGtttaaatttggaaaatttaaagtatttatatacccTTTCGTTTTTTTCATCAAAAGCAATGATcttatcatatttttttaaagactttttcacatcttgttttatggggaggggcttggcgaactgttttccaatgaatacagtgccatgggggtagggctggggaatttgctttgtgtgtatgtctgtggtgcttgctgattttttccttgtttggggaggggagtccagggtgttgtctttttttcttttgtgtgtcaccTGTGTGTAATCCATTTGTTCGATACAATCCTCcgtttctgtttctttgcttgtcgTCGTCTTGTTATCTTTTTCCGCCTTCTCCTcttcagtgtttgaagcactttgaggaggggcttcgttggttttctttttttttaagcagttcgagcggacgtgacccttctcGCCACATTTAAAACACCTAGGTCTGCGCCCCTCCACTGACACTCTCATGGACGTTCCATCCTCGTTGAATATCCTATCGGGCAGGTTCTCCAATATCTTGTTCTCTGCCTGAACGAGGAGTTCCAGCGTCTGTCCCTTCCAGCgtacctcctctttccttctcatctgcAGAATCGAAATTTCCCGCTCTACATTGTGCAggaccgccgctgctacccacattatTTCATACCCTCTCGGTATGTCCTCTACCAGCAGTTTAGCTGTTCTTTTTCCCATATACGAGGGTAGCAACATGATATCATCATTTTTCAGGGTCATTGATGACACCTCTCTTGCTACCTCAGCCGAGTCAAAATGTGCTTCAACAGTGGCGCTGCGAGCACCTCGTACGACATGGCGAATTTTGTCCCACACCGGGGACAAGCACTTTTCGACTATCTCGTTTCTAAcgtccataatttttttttctttgtagctatacactttgtatataactgttttttcctttatttcttgtaCCTTCGCTTGCGGCGGTACAAGTTTGATTTCGTTTCCTTCCATTTTCACCAAGTTCCTAAATTCGAACAGTTGTTCGATCTTGAATTCAACGTCCATCATGGTTCCGCCTACCGCGGCCGAAAAAGACTGTTTTGTTACTTCAGTGTCCTTTAATTCACTTGTTCCCATCGCGGGAAAATCATTCTTCGACGCCAAGTCGAAATCCATTTctcaaaaatgtttcaaaaattacctcgaaggtaataacaattttaaacatagaattttctgccccgtagggcgaaaattaccgtTACACAACGGGCACCGTTCAATTaacaattaacaacaaacaacgaTGAGCAAAAAGTCGAACTCTCTCAACAAAAGGCAGCATATTTCTCAAAACGCAGATGAAAGTTCAAGGGAACTAActctttatttctatattatgATTATACAATCGTTACgtagaaggacaaatacaggatATACATGCAAGAAACAGTTAAGAGGGtcgattaaaaattttccataacatttggaTTATTCATTATTAAAAATTCGTCTGTAAATTGTCCTTTACATGACCAATAGAATATTATAACATTACATAAACTTTCGATCTTACCGAAGTTTTAAACCCCGGCAATttataaggccccgcagcttttgtttcctctcctccctccatagttaagctgggtttctgacacccacctttttttccacttccttccatcttttctcatacacaccccgtggtaagatcctcttttccagccccattttgctcttcagatgatatctgaagtaagtgagcaagccggggcccgagacaaaggatcctatcgcgactccttccattcttgttcgccacatgcattcttttactactgcaaccgtgcagtgaaaacatgcctcaccttccttcgagagtccagttggcggtatcatcttaatcatagactcagccgacagctgtactcgtccccgatgcgataacacgtgttctgcgtaacttatcaagtcggacaacttccgacagtgtacaaaagcgtgctggacggtttcatcgtccaactcgcaccttggacacatcggtggcactgaaattccgtgccgcgataacttctcgcgaacaggtaaagcattcctatagcactgccaggccagg
The window above is part of the Octopus sinensis linkage group LG28, ASM634580v1, whole genome shotgun sequence genome. Proteins encoded here:
- the LOC115225586 gene encoding zinc finger protein 345-like — its product is MSEELGKSSYDCDICKESFLEESKFNQHKQIHTEEAPYHCSICGKSFLSSSHLTRHIHIHTGEKPYPCDICGKSFSDGSCLTTHKRIHTGEKPYTCNICGKSFSVGSSLTKHKRIHTGEKPYTCNICGKSFSVGSSLTKHKHIHTGEKPYTCNICGKSFSVGNSLTKHKRIHTGEKPYTCNICGKSFSESSSLTAHKRVHTGDKPYHCDICGKSFSDGSSLTKHKRIHTGEKPYPCDICGKSFTVSSHLTTHKRIHTGEKPYHCDICGKSFSQKHHSIKHKCIRCEVDP